In Phalacrocorax carbo chromosome 1, bPhaCar2.1, whole genome shotgun sequence, the genomic stretch TCAAtgtatttcataaataaaaccTTCTCTCAAGCTTCCTCTTGAACAGTGAGTTTGGTGTGAAGGGGAAGCATTTGTGGACAGGACAGCTGAGGATAAACTTAACTGGCTCAAACCAGGGGTGAAATAATCCAGGTGATAGAGGGGCATAAAACACTACTTCTCAGGATATTGGGAGGCTAATAAAATTACAGGATCTCATGGTATTGTGTGAAAAGGATCTGAGGAAGACAGAAGGGGCTAGGGAATGAAAAATTCTCTGTCCTACTGTTAAAAgagattttctctttctgataTGTACCTTTGTCCCATCAAACATAGGTCCCTCCCATGCAGACATTTTATAGGCTTGTTGACATTTACAGAGAAGTAGTTGTGCTCCTCTGACACACAAAATCTGTCACCAGAAATCCCTTTCCTCTACACATCCTGTTGCAACTAAGCTTTACACAGAGCCTAGCATAGCGAGCCTCTGGACACTGCTATGGCACCAAGAAAACCACTGGAGGTTAATTTTAATATTCAGGCTTTTATACCTTGGAAGATTTGTTGTAGAAATTATAAGGCATCCTTTAGGGGTCAAGTAGTCCATGTTAAATTCAGACTTTCAAAGCTGAAGTCTTTCCTACCCATATTTTTGCTAATACATAGAACATTTTCATAAATAGAATAGGCACAGACAGGATTTTTACAACCATCAATCTATCTTCACTGTCAAAACCAGCAGCTGCTTTATTCTCAGCAAAAACCTTTAGCATGGTTCTGTGGCTCAGTCTGCTGCCCCAAAGGGCCTTTTTCTTCAGCCACAGCTGGAGGGACAGATTTGCCTTCCAGGATTCCAGgcagcaacttttttttttttttttagtttattccTTTTTGAtatcagctgctttttctctgtggGAAAGATACTATCTTCTTGACATGCAAAAGCCCAGACTGCACATCAATGTGTGGAGAATGGAATGAAAGTGTAGTATCAGCAATGATGCATTTGACCCAACCCACTATTTATATCCCCAATAGTCATGCAAACCTTGCCCGTTATACACTGGGGCATACTGCCTCCACGTGGCAGAATATGCTTCAgacattcttttttcttcaatttcacGCACTCTTGTGCGGTTATGAATTTCAGAAATAGtttcagaaatggaaggaaTAGAATCCATATACTATTTCTGTGAGAAAGGGCAATATGGGGATGAAAAAATTCATGTATCATATTGAGAACAGTGTTTTTCACACAAATACTCACCAGGAACACACAGTAAAGTACAAAGgctatatatatgtgtgtgtatatatatatatatatataaaaggaaTGCTTTCTCAAATGTTTATTACATGATGAAAGAAGACTAATTGAAAAAAATTCACATCCTGAACTTGATCAAAGGGGACTGATTACTCTTCAGGCCTATTAGCTAAAAGCAAGATTGAAAGagcagttttgaaaaattacataaaacTGTATCACATTCTTTTTTCAGTTCATAACTGGTTTGATTCAAACTTGACTAGAAGACCATAAAAGTTGCTGTAGCATTAGACCAGCTATCTGATTCAAGTAGCACTAACACTGTGTTATGGGTACAGGGTTTTTCCCATGACTAAAATGCAAATACTTTGCAAAACTGgtatattttctttcacaccaCACTCATCCCCACCCCCGAAGCCCCAACGTCCACCTACTTTATCAATGTTGTTAGATACAAGACCTaaagaagataaaaaccaaGACAATTATTGTTTTGCCCATTTGTGTCTTCACATTTCAGTCTCTACCTGCTGACCACAAGTGCATTCCACCTCACTGTGAACAAGGTCTTCATGTGTAATTTCCAGACTGGAAAGAAGTGACATGGTATGGCTGAAAGGGTGCTGTAAATCACCAGTGCCATAATATTTAGGGTTTCCCTGCTTTGGTTAAGGTGTATTACGATCCTCCTGTCAATCTTAATCTTACTGCACATCAGACACAGTGCAAGGGGGTGCTAAATTTatggtgagattttttttctttttcttttttttaagacagtgCAAGGTCTAGAGACAGCATGAGAATCTCAAGACTAGGGTGTTGCAGGGTGCTACGCCAATTTTAGCTTACATTTCATTGTATAACCATTTTCCCATCTCTGTTTGGTATCCAGCAAACAATCCTATTAGAAATTTTCCaaatgtctgtgtgtgtttgtctcTAAGTgctgttcatttaaaaacttttcaaaGTATAAATTAGTAGCTATACATCTGTTGTTGTTGCTCTGTTTGAACCTGTTGCTGTCCTGACTGCTGTTGCGTTGGCTGTGCCTGGGCCTGTAAGACATCAGTCTGAGGCACTGACCTCCACGTCAGAGGATGCTGTTCCGTTATCTGGTTCCCTAGAGGAGCAATGGAGTTCACCAAGGTGGTCAGGTTTATAAAATGGGCCACAGACTGAGGATTGGCTGCCTCTGGCTGCGGCTGGATCTGAATGTCGTTTTGGCGATTGTGCAGCATGGCGGAACCACTGACAGTGTCAAATGTCACGGTGAGAATTGAGTTGTCCAGCTGTAACTGGCGTTCAGGTGCAGTCAGATGGCTCATGGCCACTGGCTGGAGGTTTGTGAACTGGGTTCCAGCTGCCGTCGTAATGGGGGTAACAGTGATATTTGTCAGCCCAACAGAACTGGAAGGGGCTGTGACATTTGGGTCGCCAAGGGTCACCACCACCTGAGGAAAAAGAGACAGGTAACCTCAACCTTGTGCCTTGCAGCTGACTACCAAATATCAAGCATCAAGAAAGATCACCCGAGTGCCAACGGGCTCACATGTTGCTACTGCCAGCAAGAGAAGATATATTCCAAGCTTTCTATGTTCCCCTCTGTGTGTATAACAACTTCCACAGATAGAAATAAGAAGGTAATGGGAGGGAGGCATATGCAATGTTCAAAAAAACAAGCAGCTGAACTAACTTTTCACACCTTTAGTTGCTGCTTCAGCCAATGAGCGGCATCTGGCAACCACAGAGATAGTAACaccaaaggaaatgaaaacaaactccTTGTTTTTTTTAGAGTCTCTATTCATCTTCATATTGCCACAATTTATGAAATTAGCTCTAAATGTTCTGATCACTCTTTTGTGTTTgctgtgaggaaaaaagaagggttATCCTCTAAGCAATGCCTGCTACCCGTCACCCTGCTACTGGAGCTCACCTGCTGGATGCTCTGTACAGCCGAATTAGTCTCATCTCCAACATTCCCTGTGAATTCACCTTCCTTCTCTGTGTATTCACTGAAGGCAGGGTCCTCAGGCACttgagcttcctcctcctcacctgaCTTTTGTTTTCGTTTCGGGCCACGTTTAGGAGCTTTCATATGCTGTTTCCCTTCTGGTAATTCTCCCTGTTCCAAGGCTAATTCCGGCTGGAGCAACACATAtccaaacaaaacatgaaattattttgcttagtAAAATTCCAAGTACAAGACTATCACCTGAAGTTGGTTTACTATCCATTCTCATTTTACCAGCACCCATGTTATACAACAAAACAGATCAACAGCTTGCATCTGCTTATACGTGTTAAGCTGGGGCTGACTCTCTAAAAAAGCCCATTCCTTGCCCATCAGCCTACACCCAGCTATGTTATGTTCCAAAAAAGTGATGTCCCCACCACACCCTCCAGTAGACCTGGAACTTAGCTGCCACCAGAATTCTGCAATGACAAATTTACCTGAACAATCCCAATTGAGGAGGCATCAATGGTGGTTGTCTCTGGCAGCTGCTCTAAATCGTCAATCCTTACCGAAAGAATCTGTAGACAAAGAGGTATCAGCTGGTGAACTGCAGCAGCGCATACCACACTCAGACAATACTGCAGTGCCCTAATAAATCCTGTCACAAAGCAAAAACGATGTAATCTAACATTTTACACATATCATTTTATACAAGGGATTTAACCatggcctttttaaaaataacctgttGGCATATAATCTCTTCCTTCTTGCTGAAAACCAGCCAAGTTTAAAGACAACAatagaagaatattttcatattctgaACAGAACACAACCCACTGGGAAGTGATGAattctacagaaaacaaacaatgtgtctaaaaaataaaattattattttaacattccTATTTATAAACTACCAACCGTGTCCTACTCCATTATTTTCAGCTGAATCTATACATCTCAGCTTATCAAAGAACAGACCCAAATTGCCCTCTAGATTGCAGGTATGTAGCTGCACTTTTAATCcaaaaaacaataaacaaagctttttttgaCTTCCTTCCCAGTCATCATGATAAAAATTGTTCACAGCAAAGCAATAGTAACGATAAATTGGTAGTAAAAAAAAGGCTCAAAGGGAACGGACAAGCTTTAGTCAACCTAAATAAGAAATGCTGAGGAGAAACGTAATAGCtattcagaaatacagaacacagaaaaagccCCATTAAGGTCAGACAAAACATCCCTCTAATCCAGATTCTCTGCAGTCAGCATTCGTCTTTAATACTAAGAATAATTCTGTATCATCAGCAGATGCTGCCATCACCTTTCTATTCACCACTCCTTTCAGATCAATTCCGAATACAGAAAAcaccatggggaaaaaagaatcaatTATACTCACTAATGCATGAAGACAAATcatgaaaaaatacacatttaagctgaggcagaaaaagaaaagggattcAAATAATCAGAACAACTTCATTTTTAGGGACTGACAATCAGATGTGTTTACTACTGAAACATAATGAAAGGGCTGATTCAGTTAAGTGCATGCTTAATAGACATTGCCTAAAATTGGCcccaaaagaacagaaaaaagagagacaaaaccCGAGTAATTCATTTCAAGTCACTGAAGGCCAtaaacttcctttaaaaaacaaacaaaaaccccccaaacaaacaaacaaacaaacaaacccacacaaaaaccaaaaccaaagaaacataaaaaccccaaaccagaccACCCCACAATCTACCTGCCAAGCTAACTTACCTCTGGATGTTTACGCCTCATATGTCGACTCATGGACGCTCGGGTAGAAACCTTTGTCCCACACAGCTGACAGCTCTGGGCTTCTACCTTATCATGAGTGAGCTGGATGTGCTTCTGTAGCATGTAATCAGTGACATATTTCTTATCACAGACTGAACATGTCCACTGTTTTCCTACTGGTGGCAGATGGAAGGAAACGCTGTTAGCAACAGCCCCCAGAGATGCGTATATACAGTCAGCACCTCAACAAGTGGAACAATTGTATGTTGGGAACACGATGTGTAACACTAGTTCCAAGGCTGGCAAGTCTAAAGCAAGCTTAGGAACAAAATCAAGATGATGTCTTTGGATACTGTGTTTTAGAGGATTTACCTGTATGAATCAACTTATGAGTCTCCATTGTATTTCTCTCGCTAAACGTCTTGCCACAGAGCTCACACATGAAATCTTTGATTCCTGCATGAAGAGCACATTTAGAATCAGAGTGAAAAAAGTCTAAGGTATCTGGGACAATTCCAAGTCTCATATTactaaaaaaaatagaacaaataCATCACAGCCAAACAAGTAGAAGAAGCCCAGCTTCACCAGCTATTTCTGTCTTAACCCATGACACTATCTGGCAGAAAATGAATCCAAGAGAAATCGATGTGGGAGGTAAAATTTTGTTTGGGGAAACGCGAACTGGAAGACTAACTTAAAACCAACACTCTAGACCTACCCTAGACCAAAACAACCTctcttaaaaaaagcaaaacttgaaACCAACTAAACTATATCTCTTAACCATATAACAGGTGGTCCTGGCTGACAAGAGGACAAAATTGcacttttcaaaaagcaaaatacgcatattttttcattagtgTTCTTCACACTCTCTGACTGTTTCTAGGTAAGAGTTCTCTCAGGAAGCATTTAACTGATCCAGTGCGACTTTTGTACATCTTTAGAGCCCTCACCCGTGTGTCTTTTGTAATGTTTCAGCATGTTGACTTTCTGTGCAAATTTTCGGTGACATTCTTTGCATTCATATTCTTTAATCCCTTTGTGAAGTTTCATGTGGTGACGAAGTGCATGTTTTGTCTTCATTCCTGTGAGACACAAAGTTGCAGCATGACAATTAGTCCATTGCTCCCACCCTCAGAGGAGAACTCAGGATCATCATGTTGTTAGCCAAGAGCTCTAAGATTATATTTGCTGCGTGTCCAGAATGGCATAGCCTCAATTGTTTAGGTAGCAGTGCACTttaccattattattttaattccagGAAAAAGCTCTGGAAAACATCTGAGTAACCactgaggaaaaagcaaaacagcagggacaagcaaagacaaaacatCATTAGAGATGTCAGACTTACTGCCTTCCACTAAAATACCAGTTTGGATTTGTTCAAGTTATAACACAAACAATTCAAAAAGTCAAAGCAACTTTAAAGGCTCTTATGGGGCGAAATTATTTCTTAAGCCTGAAAACAGCCTAGAATGAAAAAATTAACTTGTATTCACTTTTGTGCTGCAAATGCATTGCAACTCAGTCAGGCAAGCACTCTTCAAGAAGCAAATTTTATTGAAATCAGTTTTGTCTTACAGGCCATGAAACTAAACTGTATAAAATATGGGGTAGTTTATGTAACCATGCGGCTTCTGATTGATACAGCTTCTTCCTCTCAAAAATGCAGGGTTTACAGCACTCCAAGGACCGTCCCAATATTCTAAGAATGGAAGAGTTTTAATTCAGATATTCACCTGCTATTCAGTATCACAATTAATGGAAAACAAGGCATTAGACATACCTTTGCCACATTCTGCACACAAGTATTCTCGGATATTATCATGGACTCGCATATGTTCTTTTAACATGTCTTTTCTAGCAAATGATTTGCCACATTGCTCACAAGCATGACTTTTtacaccttaaaaataaatttaaaagacaacataaacaaaaaaaatgttaatgaaaaatgtGCATCTCCTAAAAACTGACTAAACTGGTGAATTAGAGGGCAACAGTCCACCTGTGTTGTCAACCACACCTTTCATATTGTAGCCCAAACTAAATTAGAAGActttgcagagagaaaagctgGCTTTTTGTGtgagatctgaaaaaaaaagataaagcctGAGGTCGGAAAATACTGAGTAGCGTGAAATAATAATGAGCTGTTAAAAATGATTTTGCAGTAGCAGTTTTCAGCCTGTGTAATGGTGAGAAGGTGGCATGGATAAGAAGTTGGGGAAGAACAAAATACGGAATTAGGATTTTTAGCAGGTGAATCCTGCAGCATATTAACTAGGAATCTGGATTGTGTGCCTAGACCAAATACCTTCATTAACACTACCTGCTTTAGAAAACCGGTCTACCCTAGAAGCATAAATATAACATTTATCTTATTGTAACTTACAGTAAAAGCCCATAACTTATTTCCTCCTGAAGAAAATAAGACTGGCACTGGCAACAGAAATGTCACTTAATATTGTAATAATAAAGAAACACAACATCTTTACCTGTATGTATAAGCTTATGTCTTTCCAGATTTCCTATGCTGTTAAAAATCCTTCCACAGATTTCACATGGATGGATGTATCTGAAACCAGAGAGACAAAAACCTGTGATTCTTTTCTTGAGACAGAGGTGGTTTTCAGGCATCTTTGTCAGTAACTGTATTTCATTTGGTAATACTAATTACTATAAAAGTTCCTTGAAACATAGATGCGTTTTTAAAATGAGCCTTAAGAAACCCATATGCTCACTGCACGCTTGGAGTAGTCTGGCATTGCTATATCCTCAAATcttagttttttaaaagtatttaccAAAATCATAGATTTATACTTTACAAAGCCCAAACTGGGAGGCTGTTGACTGATCATCTGTGTAAAGCGAATCATTAGGGATATATATTGAAAgcttttaataaacattttaacaCCCAGTATACAGATACTTTAGTACAGCCCAGTTCTCTAAAAGCATGAGGTGGCAGAGCCACTGTAACTTCAAAAAGATAGATCCTCTTATCAGTCCAACATGTCATCTTACTTCTGCACATTAGGATCAGGCAGGTTCTCCCGATGAATGACCATATGTGCGTGGTAAGTTGCCTTCAAGGCAAAACGTCGGTTACAAATGCTACAGCCATAGCCCTTCTCCTTGTGCACGTCCATTATGTGCTTCAGATACTCCTTCCCTCTGCCGAAAGTCAACTGTGGAATGTACCAATAGTgaatgaaagagggaaaaacatCCTCGGGAACAGCAACAATCCAGTAACATATCACCGGGTTCTAGAGTCAGAACTAGTAGACATAAATATCCTGTGTGTCACTAGATGAAAAATCTGTGAAAGCTGCATTTAGGCCTGAACCTCTTTGGCCACTACAGGCATGTTGCCAGGACATCAGTTAACTCATTCGGAAAACTAGCTTGACACAGTATCTCTGCTTCTTACACTGCACAAGTAGAGGAGCTCTGATTATTTGTGCGCTCTCAGAACAGCCCTGAGGAGAGCCACGTCTAACCTCCTCTAGCTGTCAAAGCAAGGACACCACAGGTGGCAAAAATGTCTTTTGGGTTCTAGGGGCACGGTAAGATCTAGTCTGCAGAGCAAGCTTTGGCACTAGCTCCAGAAAGGTTGGTATTTCTAGGCACTGCAGGGCAGGGATTCCAGATCAGCTCCTGGAAGTGCTACAACTATGATAGACAGGTGCTCCACCACTTAGCTCCCTGGGCTAAGCAACCGGGCAAAGTGCCATAACAACATGATCTTTTCCTCCAATTTTGGAACTAGTCAGGGTGTTTCTGATAGCACTGCACAGCTCGGTGAAGGTGTACTTtgggatgagaaaaaaaataaagtgattcTTAAGAGCTCAGGAAAGATATTTCACGAAGACTCATTCGTACGTTGTTCTCCCTTAGGAATGTGTGAACGGATATTTTCAGCCAGAGAGCCTCCCCGTCTCATCACAGGTAACACTCATTTTCCATAGCTGTTGCCTTACACAACTGTTTACTTCACAAACACCTGCAAAAGCACTAAAAAAACTCAGCTTCCAAAAAGAGCTTTCAAATTTGAATGGCACAATTGCCCTCATTTGGAAGCAATTTTATATAGTTTATGTACACATTAAGTGTCATGCGTTAAAATTACCACATTGAAAGCAAGCACGTGATTTAACTGCTGCGATACCACATCTTCTTATGCTTGAAATCGGTTTGCACTTGAAACCAGTTCACAGAtaagaacagaaaactgaagtatTATTATCTCCACATCGTTAAAATGAAGATAAGGTAAGCACTTTCACCACAGTCGTAGACTTATTTCACAGTGTAGACTGTGAAATAAGCTCTGATTTCCAGGAGCCAAGCCAGGGGCTTAACTACCAAAACTCCCCTGTCCCTATGTCAGTTTGGCCAGTTTTGCTGTTCTCACTGATTGCTTGTGtatcccacccaccccagcacaaTGCGCTCACACAGTAAGGGCACAGAATCCAAATGGGCCCTAAGGACCCCATTCTTCCCCATTCTTTACAAAATGGCAAAAGCCATGCAGTAAGAGGTTTAAAAAGTATTCCCTTCTCAGCTGCCAACTGGGTAAAGCATGTTCCAATCGTACTTCTAATGCCACCTGTCAGTTTCAGAGTAGGCCAAGAATAAGCAGTCACACTGAACATAAGCAGCAGTCTTAATCCTTCAAACTGGATATCCACTAGAGGACCATCTGATCTCATCAAAATTAATCAGTTTGTGGACTGTATCATTCAGAAGTGCTCTAACGATTTTAATTTGCATGTAAGTAAAAGGTGGTGGAAGATCTGAATGTTCCTTTATTGCTTCCTCCTCCAGCTTTGGTTGCTTGCTTCCTTGCACACAGGTAAgcgtatgtgtgtgtatttctctttttaagcgTTTAGCATTCACCTTACAGAACACCACCTACAGTCTTAAGGAATAGCATCACTTCATAGATTAGAGGTAACAAGCACCGCAGAAGAGAGCAGACCTGTTGACTGGCCTTCTCTTCGTGAACCCTTAACgttatttaaaattctgaatgATTTTTAGATATCTCCactccctcccccccatcccaaaACAAGTTAATTTGAAAGTATTTAAAGCTACCTGGCACCTTTTGCAGCTATACTTGTGAGGCTCAGAATCTGCACTTTCATCGGAGTTGTCATCGTTCTCCTCTGATGAGATTCCAATTTTACCAATG encodes the following:
- the PRDM15 gene encoding PR domain zinc finger protein 15 isoform X8, whose translation is MTMIFISPPPGTSQQELSCECDMCSVGMESDKEGNKISSKPSSPVFPHKKTKKSSIPAADPAVNTPEGSGAAEAESSQWTCKVCSSAFQEPHLLTEHLLSHLEQAKGASQTSQNEAGAEKAAEASSVDQPVVCDAASAGTDSKRKARRGRKPKTAKAETPLVIAEEKDSAAEREADVVTEAPPEEVALPSAAEERIMELVLGKMPSNTNSISSVTNRFAHHQNTMSLKRSLILSSRHGIRRKLIKQLGEHKRVYQCNICSKIFQNSSNLSRHIRSHGDKLFKCEECAKLFSRKESLKQHVSYKHSRNEVDNEYRYKCTTCEKAFRIESALEFHNCRTDDKTFQCEMCFRFFSTNSNLSKHKKKHGDKKFACEICNKMFYRKDVMLDHQRRHLEGVRRVKREDFDHSTENMVRYKKEPSGCPVCGKVFSCRSNMNKHLLTHGDKKYTCEICGRKFFRVDVLRDHIHVHFKDIALMDDHQREEFIGKIGISSEENDDNSDESADSEPHKYSCKRCQLTFGRGKEYLKHIMDVHKEKGYGCSICNRRFALKATYHAHMVIHRENLPDPNVQKYIHPCEICGRIFNSIGNLERHKLIHTGVKSHACEQCGKSFARKDMLKEHMRVHDNIREYLCAECGKGMKTKHALRHHMKLHKGIKEYECKECHRKFAQKVNMLKHYKRHTGIKDFMCELCGKTFSERNTMETHKLIHTVGKQWTCSVCDKKYVTDYMLQKHIQLTHDKVEAQSCQLCGTKVSTRASMSRHMRRKHPEILSVRIDDLEQLPETTTIDASSIGIVQPELALEQGELPEGKQHMKAPKRGPKRKQKSGEEEEAQVPEDPAFSEYTEKEGEFTGNVGDETNSAVQSIQQVVVTLGDPNVTAPSSSVGLTNITVTPITTAAGTQFTNLQPVAMSHLTAPERQLQLDNSILTVTFDTVSGSAMLHNRQNDIQIQPQPEAANPQSVAHFINLTTLVNSIAPLGNQITEQHPLTWRSVPQTDVLQAQAQPTQQQSGQQQVQTEQQQQMYSY
- the PRDM15 gene encoding PR domain zinc finger protein 15 isoform X9 — its product is MTMIFISPPPGTSQQELSCECVNTPEGSGAAEAESSQWTCKVCSSAFQEPHLLTEHLLSHLEQAKGASQTSQNEAGAEKAAEASSVDQPVVCDAASAGTDSKRKARRGRKPKTAKAETPLVIAEEKDSAAEREADVVTEAPPEEVALPSAAEERIMELVLGKMPSNTNSISSVTNRFAHHQNTMSLKRSLILSSRHGIRRKLIKQLGEHKRVYQCNICSKIFQNSSNLSRHIRSHGDKLFKCEECAKLFSRKESLKQHVSYKHSRNEVDNEYRYKCTTCEKAFRIESALEFHNCRTDDKTFQCEMCFRFFSTNSNLSKHKKKHGDKKFACEICNKMFYRKDVMLDHQRRHLEGVRRVKREDFDHSTENMVRYKKEPSGCPVCGKVFSCRSNMNKHLLTHGDKKYTCEICGRKFFRVDVLRDHIHVHFKDIALMDDHQREEFIGKIGISSEENDDNSDESADSEPHKYSCKRCQLTFGRGKEYLKHIMDVHKEKGYGCSICNRRFALKATYHAHMVIHRENLPDPNVQKYIHPCEICGRIFNSIGNLERHKLIHTGVKSHACEQCGKSFARKDMLKEHMRVHDNIREYLCAECGKGMKTKHALRHHMKLHKGIKEYECKECHRKFAQKVNMLKHYKRHTGIKDFMCELCGKTFSERNTMETHKLIHTVGKQWTCSVCDKKYVTDYMLQKHIQLTHDKVEAQSCQLCGTKVSTRASMSRHMRRKHPEILSVRIDDLEQLPETTTIDASSIGIVQPELALEQGELPEGKQHMKAPKRGPKRKQKSGEEEEAQVPEDPAFSEYTEKEGEFTGNVGDETNSAVQSIQQVVVTLGDPNVTAPSSSVGLTNITVTPITTAAGTQFTNLQPVAMSHLTAPERQLQLDNSILTVTFDTVSGSAMLHNRQNDIQIQPQPEAANPQSVAHFINLTTLVNSIAPLGNQITEQHPLTWRSVPQTDVLQAQAQPTQQQSGQQQVQTEQQQQMYSY